CGGGGATGGGGCGTCCGGCGCTAATGGACTCGCCGATGCTGCGCAACCGGCGTTTCATGCGCTTTTTGAGTCCGGAGTAGGTGACTTCGGCCGTGGCCTCGGGATCGGACTGCGCGTCGTCAGGCAGGGGCTGCGGCAACAGGTGCTGAACTTTGAGCTTCAGGGAAATGCGTCCGTACTTGCGCCGGATGCCGAGGGAGAAGGCCCGGACCAGTTCCGTGCCGAACATTTCCGTGCCCGGCGGCGGGCCGGATTGTGGATTTTCGAGATAATCGGCCAGTTCGCGCAGGAAGGCCGGAAGATCGGTCTCCGGCAGGTTCCGCTCGATCTTGACGATCTTCTTGTCCATGCCGTGCTCCCTGTTCCGTGAGAGGTGGGGGAATCTCTTCTTTCTGCCACTGAATGACCGCTGGCGCAAACGGCGTTCCTGTCGTGGCGTTGCGGATTTTTCCGCACACGTGCTAGGATTGTCGGAACCACGCGCCGCTTGGCGGATTCGTCCGCGTGACGGGGCAGGAGGAGGGACCATGCTCGTGCAATGCGTCGAGTGTCAGAAGAAGTACAGGATCAAGGACGGGGTCATTCCCTTGCAGGGCGCGGACATCAAGTGTGCAGGCGGCTGCGGGCAAACGCTACGCATCGCCCCGCGTGAGAATCTCGCCATGGACGCTAGCGCCATCCCCGTCAATAAGCGCAAGCACCAGAAGGAAGTGAAGTGGTTCACGCGCATGGGACAGCTCGTCCGCGACTGGGGATACGAGCGAAAGACCCTGGAATACAACATGATGTTCTACATGCTGCGCGAGATTCGCAAGCGGCTCGGCATCACTTTTTTCGACATAGCCTGCACCACCTCGCTCGTTCGGGTGGACCGCGAACTGCGCTACAACTGCCTGATGTTTATGGGCGCAAGTTGCGTTCCACCGCGCGGGAACGGTGTGGAGAGCAGTATTCCCGCCGTGCTCGCATCCATTGGCGAGACGCTACGCAGCCACGACGGATCGGGACAGTTCGGCGTGCGCGGCGTGATGACGGTTCCCTATGAGGATTCCTTTCCGGCCATGTTCGGCTTCGCCCGTGGGGCGCAGTTTGCGTCGTCGTGGGGCGAACATGTGTACGGCAATGTGACGGAGGTGCTCATCTCCGGCGACGCGGCGCGTGAACTTGATGATTCGTATGACTACGGCAAGCTGCATGAGGTGGCGCGGGTGCAGGTCTCTCGTGCTCCCATCGATAGCTCCGCCTTGACCTTCAGGCAGCGGACCGCGCCCGCGTTACTGCTCGATGCCGAGCCTGATCCGGACCTGCGCTGCGAGGACGATGAGGTTCGCGGCCTGTACAAGGCGTATGGCATGTAGCTTTTTCTTCGTAATAGACGCGAATTGTTGGCAAGCCCCATTTCGTCGGTGAGGACGTGGTGGGGCTTGTGCATTTGTTGAACATTTTCCACGAAAAAATTGTGCGAACATTGACGTGAATGAAATCATGCTGTTATTGCTTTGGGTAATCATATCAGCCTTGAATACTATGCGTTGGTATGAATGCTCTGGAGCAGAGTGTGCGGCGTGTCTGAAAATGAAGCGGGAGCGATGATGATGTCCGTCTGCGCGGGCGCGGACGCCCCGCGGCGGCATGCCTCGGTGTGCCGTCTGGCGCCGGAAATGGCGAGGGGGGTGTATTACCTTTTATAAGGTGAAGTTGGATGCGCAGAGCCCTGCATTGCAGGTGCGAGAGCCGAATAACCGCACGAAACGGGGGGAAATGCACTTTTGTTGTAGGGAATTCCATGTACGCAAGAGATGATGAGGCGTATGTTCCCGGGCTTTGCGCTCCTTGGGTAAGCTATGCGGATGCGAACAATACCCTGTTATTCCGGAGGGTAAAATTCCTATAAAGTTGTTGGGTGGATTTCATAGTATATAGGTATGATAATGAATTATTTTAAGACGTTACGGGCAAAATTCTGGACAAATCCGGCGGGACAAGTTTAAGAGTTTCCGGAAAACTTCATGCCGCATGCACCAACATTCGAACAGGAAATCAGAAAACCCCAACCGTGTGTGACGCCATTGGCGTTTGGAAGGAGGGCTATGGTGGTTTCTGCAAAGTGGAACTGGGAGCCGGGCGAACGCATGGTCGTCGACCTTGGCGCCTGCAGAGACAAGTACGAGTGGGTAGAGGAACTTCACGCGAGTCCCGATGGCGAGAACGTCGCCGCGGTGGCAAACGTGGGGGGCGAATTCACTGCCTGCATAAATGGCGAGACCTGGGACAACACGTTTGAACGCGTGTGGAGCCTCAAGTATTCGCCTGATGGCAGGCTGTGCGCTTTCGCGCAGGACCTCGGCGAATGGCACGTCGTGGTCGATGGCGAGTCCTGGGAGGATTCCCTCGGCTACGCTTGGAACTTTATGTTCAGCGAGGACGGCTCCAAGATCGGATGCGCGATCCAGCAGGACGGAGAGTACGGAATTGCCGTTGAGGGCGAGTTGTGGGAGACCCTCTATGGCAACGCCAACAACTTCCTCATGAGTCCCGATGGTTCGGCCACGGCCGCTGCCGTGCAGACCGTCGAGATGGGGCAGGCCGAAATCTACAAGTTCCAGGACGGCACCTATTCCGCCGCTGTGAACGGACAGGCCTGGGATCGGAACTTCACCAACATCTTCGGGTTGGCCTTCTCGCCCGACGGCAAGCATCTTGCCGCCGAAACCCGACTCTCCCTGTACGACTACACCATCTCCGTGGACGGCAAGCCCTGGAATCAGGTGTTCCAGAGCGT
The sequence above is drawn from the Desulfobaculum xiamenense genome and encodes:
- the tmcD gene encoding electron transfer complex subunit TmcD — translated: MVVSAKWNWEPGERMVVDLGACRDKYEWVEELHASPDGENVAAVANVGGEFTACINGETWDNTFERVWSLKYSPDGRLCAFAQDLGEWHVVVDGESWEDSLGYAWNFMFSEDGSKIGCAIQQDGEYGIAVEGELWETLYGNANNFLMSPDGSATAAAVQTVEMGQAEIYKFQDGTYSAAVNGQAWDRNFTNIFGLAFSPDGKHLAAETRLSLYDYTISVDGKPWNQVFQSVWRPVFNPATGAVIAPVRQAGQWTLAQDGGIIWPSFVECWHARFSADAKRLAAIVSPKFGRWTVAVDGNPWAATFGEMVTDLALSPDGTRAAALGKEDGKWTVMVDGSVWQGRYDMAWAPVFSPDSRHVGACVEKNGKFTVVVDGREYGHACEQCWSPAFSPDSKYVLIRCVEGGKYFRRVVPVAEIAG
- a CDS encoding GAK system XXXCH domain-containing protein, giving the protein MDKKIVKIERNLPETDLPAFLRELADYLENPQSGPPPGTEMFGTELVRAFSLGIRRKYGRISLKLKVQHLLPQPLPDDAQSDPEATAEVTYSGLKKRMKRRLRSIGESISAGRPIPAPQLAAFVADSELMVEYEGYGDEHYARYLGTVRTLADAAARGDTEAIRAAHEAILACMRDCHARND